In Cyanobacteria bacterium FACHB-DQ100, one DNA window encodes the following:
- a CDS encoding glycosyltransferase family 4 protein, whose product MHIAWLGKKTPFCGNVTYSREVTNALLDRGHQVSFFHFAQEEGVPDNFPDLREIQIPFLYKSQIYTIPTLKSAKVLEQALKNLSPKPDLVHASLTLSPLDFMLPEICQTLNLPLVATFHPAFDRKLRNLTSGTQHLMYQLYAPSLAKYDRVIIFSRIQRDLLIKLGVPAEKIAVIPNGVDIEKYSPGASSFKARVGAKRLFLYQGRIAPEKNVESLLKAWKQANMGEDCKLVIVGNHGTLAASLIPFYGEEHGIKWLGFLADERDRINILRDTDVFILPSLVEGLSLSLLEAMACGVACVATDAGADGEVLEDEAGIVLETQRVTSQLRALLPQLRDHASWTTILGQKARQRVEERYTLSNNISQVEALYEDLLEKHRHRRPVPFLNKVPSIWRSIDLPQGRYPTVIDLPLDI is encoded by the coding sequence ATGCACATCGCTTGGCTTGGCAAGAAAACACCGTTTTGCGGCAATGTTACCTACAGTCGAGAAGTTACGAATGCTCTGTTAGATCGAGGACATCAAGTTAGCTTCTTCCACTTTGCTCAGGAAGAAGGAGTTCCCGACAACTTTCCCGATCTCAGAGAAATTCAGATTCCCTTTTTATATAAATCGCAAATCTACACGATCCCGACGCTAAAATCCGCCAAAGTTCTCGAACAAGCGCTTAAAAATCTATCGCCAAAGCCCGATTTGGTTCACGCCTCGCTGACACTATCGCCGCTTGACTTTATGCTGCCGGAGATTTGTCAGACGTTGAACCTTCCTTTAGTTGCAACGTTTCATCCTGCGTTCGATCGCAAACTTCGCAATCTCACCTCTGGGACTCAGCATTTGATGTACCAGCTTTATGCACCCTCTTTGGCGAAGTACGATCGTGTGATTATTTTCTCCAGAATCCAGCGAGATTTACTCATCAAACTGGGTGTTCCAGCAGAAAAGATCGCGGTGATTCCAAACGGAGTGGATATTGAAAAATACTCACCGGGAGCATCGTCGTTTAAAGCCAGGGTGGGTGCAAAACGGTTGTTTTTGTATCAAGGTCGAATCGCACCCGAAAAGAATGTTGAATCCCTCTTAAAAGCTTGGAAGCAGGCGAATATGGGTGAGGATTGCAAGCTGGTGATTGTGGGTAATCATGGAACTTTAGCGGCTTCGCTGATTCCGTTTTACGGCGAGGAACACGGGATTAAATGGCTAGGATTTTTGGCAGATGAGCGCGATCGTATTAACATCTTGCGCGATACGGATGTGTTTATCTTGCCGTCGCTCGTCGAAGGCTTATCGCTGTCTCTTCTAGAAGCAATGGCGTGTGGAGTCGCGTGTGTGGCGACCGATGCGGGGGCAGATGGTGAAGTCTTAGAAGACGAGGCGGGAATTGTTCTAGAAACGCAGCGAGTCACGTCACAGTTGAGAGCATTACTTCCTCAACTGCGAGATCACGCAAGTTGGACAACGATACTGGGGCAGAAGGCGAGACAGCGGGTAGAAGAGCGCTACACGCTGAGCAACAATATTTCTCAAGTCGAAGCGCTGTACGAAGACTTGCTAGAGAAACATCGACACCGCCGCCCAGTGCCATTTTTGAATAAAGTTCCGTCGATTTGGAGATCGATCGATTTACCCCAGGGGCGTTATCCGACTGTAATCGATCTACCGCTTGATATTTAA
- a CDS encoding MFS transporter — MSALDHDSARLNPHPEPFRSQPPSRSIEPRLMPKENTLPDFDGEVSENGKVVSPDQPVPEPPEEPERGFAPVLRNRNFLTLWSGQVFSQLSDKVYLVLMIALIASRFQSEGQTISGWVSSIMIAFTIPAILFGSIAGVYVDRWSKKGVLVSTNLLRGALVFALPVMLWLTKGWTTFKDLPVGFCLLLVVTFLVSTLTQFFAPAEQSIMPLVVEKRHLLSANSLYTTTAMASVIIGFAVGEPLLALADTIASQFGGSTDFGKELLVGGGYVIAGVLLLLMRTGEKPQEVAPEDQPHVWADIKDGLRFLGKHAHVRGALIQLVILFSIFAALAVLAVRLAEVMPEIKSSQFGFLLAAGGVGMAAGAALLGSFGQRFAHARLGTIGSIGMASCLVGIGFFYSHLWITLGLLVALGAFAALIGIPMQTTIQQETPEDMRGKVFGLQNNAVNIALSLPLVLAGVSETIFGLRIVFLALAALTIAGGSLTWYIAHTNDNNQE; from the coding sequence ATGTCCGCGCTCGATCACGATTCAGCCCGCCTGAATCCTCATCCTGAGCCGTTTCGCTCTCAGCCGCCGAGTCGCTCGATCGAGCCGCGATTGATGCCAAAAGAGAATACCCTCCCTGATTTCGATGGCGAGGTTTCTGAAAATGGGAAGGTGGTATCGCCAGATCAACCTGTACCAGAACCGCCTGAAGAGCCAGAACGAGGATTTGCACCCGTCCTGAGAAACCGTAATTTTCTTACGCTCTGGTCGGGTCAGGTATTCTCGCAGTTGTCAGATAAGGTCTATCTGGTGCTGATGATTGCTTTGATTGCGAGTCGCTTTCAGTCGGAGGGGCAGACGATTAGCGGTTGGGTGTCCTCGATTATGATCGCATTCACAATTCCGGCGATTTTATTTGGTTCGATCGCGGGGGTCTATGTCGATCGCTGGTCGAAAAAAGGCGTTTTAGTCTCGACCAATCTACTGCGCGGGGCGCTAGTATTTGCGCTGCCGGTTATGCTTTGGCTGACTAAAGGCTGGACAACATTCAAAGACTTACCGGTTGGGTTCTGTCTGCTCTTAGTCGTGACCTTCTTGGTTTCGACGCTGACGCAGTTTTTCGCACCCGCCGAACAATCCATCATGCCGCTTGTCGTGGAGAAACGACATCTGCTTTCAGCCAATTCGCTGTACACCACGACTGCAATGGCTTCGGTGATTATCGGATTCGCGGTGGGTGAACCGTTGTTGGCGCTGGCGGATACGATCGCCAGTCAATTTGGCGGCAGCACGGACTTTGGTAAAGAATTGCTCGTGGGGGGTGGTTATGTGATTGCAGGTGTTCTCCTGCTATTGATGCGCACTGGGGAGAAGCCACAGGAGGTTGCACCGGAAGATCAACCGCACGTTTGGGCAGATATCAAAGACGGACTGCGCTTTCTCGGTAAACACGCTCATGTCCGGGGCGCACTGATTCAGCTTGTGATTCTGTTTTCGATTTTCGCGGCACTCGCAGTTTTGGCGGTGCGACTCGCGGAAGTGATGCCCGAAATTAAGTCTTCACAGTTTGGGTTTCTCTTGGCAGCAGGCGGCGTCGGCATGGCGGCGGGAGCGGCATTGCTGGGGAGTTTTGGACAGCGTTTTGCTCATGCAAGACTGGGAACGATCGGGTCGATCGGCATGGCATCCTGTCTGGTTGGAATTGGCTTTTTCTACAGTCATCTTTGGATTACCCTCGGATTGCTGGTGGCGCTGGGAGCCTTTGCCGCATTGATTGGAATTCCGATGCAAACCACAATTCAGCAAGAAACACCCGAAGATATGCGAGGTAAAGTCTTTGGTCTGCAAAACAATGCTGTTAACATCGCGTTGTCGTTGCCGCTGGTTTTAGCGGGCGTATCTGAAACGATCTTTGGGTTGAGAATCGTGTTTCTGGCGCTTGCTGCCTTGACGATCGCGGGCGGATCGCTAACCTGGTATATTGCACATACGAATGATAATAACCAGGAATAA
- the recO gene encoding DNA repair protein RecO, whose product MSRTYKAIGINLKAMPLGEADRIVTILTKEFGLLRAVAMGARKQNSKLGGRSGLFVVNELLMAKGRSLDKITQAETLESYPGLGRNLKKLTAGQYLAELTLQQALSEQPQEELFYLLNEHLARIEQCTDDEVLPRLIHAVFQLLVVAGVAPQVHQCSVTGATIEPDLSSSEPQAGFSSAIGGVVKLEELDRLIQEQSPQYRVQSPVGEYRVAGSSVSTSPRKFHAALNVPLYAPELAALQHLPQAEPPAPDQHSTAVWLTLEKLLRQYAQYHFDQPIRSAALIESCFATDSMP is encoded by the coding sequence ATGAGCCGAACTTACAAAGCGATCGGAATCAATCTTAAAGCGATGCCCCTGGGAGAGGCAGATCGAATCGTCACGATTTTGACGAAGGAATTCGGATTGCTTAGAGCCGTAGCGATGGGGGCGCGTAAGCAAAATTCTAAACTGGGGGGGCGCAGTGGCTTGTTTGTTGTGAACGAACTGCTGATGGCAAAAGGACGATCGCTCGACAAAATCACGCAAGCCGAAACGCTGGAGTCTTATCCAGGCTTGGGGCGCAACCTGAAGAAACTGACCGCAGGGCAATATTTAGCCGAACTCACCCTTCAGCAAGCCCTCAGCGAACAGCCCCAAGAAGAACTCTTCTATCTATTAAATGAGCACCTAGCCCGAATCGAGCAATGCACGGATGATGAAGTGCTGCCTCGGTTAATTCACGCCGTTTTTCAGCTTTTGGTGGTGGCTGGAGTCGCGCCTCAAGTGCATCAGTGCAGCGTCACCGGAGCCACGATCGAGCCAGATTTGAGCAGTTCTGAGCCGCAAGCTGGATTTAGCAGCGCGATCGGCGGAGTGGTCAAGCTCGAAGAACTCGATCGCCTGATCCAAGAACAGTCCCCGCAGTACCGAGTCCAGTCACCTGTGGGAGAATATCGGGTGGCAGGATCAAGCGTTTCGACTTCCCCTCGAAAATTCCACGCTGCTTTGAATGTGCCACTCTACGCCCCCGAACTTGCCGCGCTTCAGCATCTCCCCCAGGCTGAACCACCTGCGCCAGACCAACATTCCACCGCCGTCTGGCTCACTCTCGAAAAGTTGCTTCGTCAGTACGCGCAGTATCACTTCGATCAACCGATTCGATCTGCTGCCCTGATTGAAAGCTGTTTTGCAACCGACTCGATGCCTTAA